Below is a window of Candidatus Cloacimonadota bacterium DNA.
TCTGCCTCCGTTATGGGAATGCTTAGAGAGCTTTCTTTGGCGTATCTACAAGTTTTACGATGATATTTGTTGCTGCCGGGATTGAACCAAACCAAACTATCTGCGGATAAAACTGGACTGTCTGCATCTTGCCATAATCCACGTTTTTGCAAGCGTGCATCACGCTCATACTTTAGAAATTCTTCCAGATAGATGAACGGAAAACTGGTATAGGCATGTCCATAGCCACATTTGATGATTTCAGCGTTTATAAACAGAGAATCGCTAGCTCTGTAGGCATAC
It encodes the following:
- a CDS encoding thermonuclease family protein encodes the protein YAYRASDSLFINAEIIKCGYGHAYTSFPFIYLEEFLKYERDARLQKRGLWQDADSPVLSADSLVWFNPGSNKYHRKTCRYAKESSLSIPITEAEYKGLEPCKVCKP